The following coding sequences are from one Malaciobacter pacificus window:
- the rseP gene encoding RIP metalloprotease RseP: protein MGTITFLLVLSFLVFFHELGHFLAARFFGVKVNVFSIGFGKRIFAKEWKGTTWQFALIPLGGYVQMKGQDDTKPGLVEEGNDSYNTKRPWQRIIILFAGPFANFLLAAILYFAIAIMGATTLAPQVGKVQENSPAFKAGILPNDEILRINNTEIKSWEELGKIITTTQGSLNFFIKRDNQFISKTINPYISDSENMFKEKIKKRMIGISPSGKIVNLDLSFTESIVYAYEKTIFASTMIFQGVQKLIQGIIPSSEIGGVITIGKVISDASESSIIALFAITALISVNLGVLNLLPIPALDGGHIMFNLYEMIVRRKPSDQVFMFLTIMGWVILGSLMLLGIYNDINRIFLKE from the coding sequence TTGGGTACAATTACTTTTTTATTAGTTTTATCTTTCTTAGTATTTTTTCATGAATTAGGTCACTTTTTAGCGGCAAGATTTTTTGGAGTAAAAGTAAATGTTTTTTCAATAGGATTTGGAAAAAGAATTTTTGCAAAAGAGTGGAAAGGTACAACTTGGCAGTTTGCATTAATTCCACTTGGTGGATATGTTCAAATGAAAGGTCAAGATGATACTAAACCAGGTCTTGTAGAAGAAGGAAATGATTCTTATAATACAAAAAGACCATGGCAAAGAATTATAATACTTTTTGCTGGTCCTTTTGCAAACTTTTTATTAGCAGCAATTTTATACTTTGCTATAGCAATAATGGGAGCTACTACATTAGCTCCACAAGTTGGAAAAGTACAAGAAAACTCACCTGCTTTTAAAGCAGGAATATTACCAAATGATGAAATTCTAAGAATAAATAACACTGAAATTAAATCATGGGAAGAGTTAGGTAAAATTATTACAACTACTCAAGGTTCATTAAACTTTTTCATAAAAAGAGACAATCAATTTATTTCAAAAACAATAAATCCATATATTTCTGATAGTGAAAATATGTTTAAAGAAAAAATCAAAAAAAGAATGATAGGAATATCACCATCAGGGAAAATAGTAAATCTTGATTTATCTTTTACTGAGTCAATTGTATATGCTTATGAAAAAACTATATTTGCATCAACTATGATTTTTCAAGGTGTTCAAAAACTAATTCAAGGAATAATCCCAAGTAGTGAAATTGGTGGTGTTATTACTATTGGAAAAGTGATTTCTGATGCGAGTGAATCTAGTATCATTGCACTATTTGCAATAACAGCATTGATTTCTGTAAACCTTGGTGTATTAAATCTACTTCCTATTCCTGCACTTGATGGTGGACATATTATGTTTAACCTATATGAAATGATTGTTAGAAGAAAACCAAGTGATCAGGTTTTTATGTTTTTAACAATAATGGGATGGGTAATACTAGGAAGTTTAATGCTTCTTGGTATTTATAATGATATAAATAGAATATTTTTAAAAGAGTAA
- a CDS encoding YggS family pyridoxal phosphate-dependent enzyme, translated as MNKQIATQNLDKLITKVEAARLRVSEHHIVKIIGVSKYSTSEDVATLYEAGQRAFGENKVQDLKDKSVALDELPIEWHFIGRLQKNKINNLIDLRPSLVQSIDSLELAQELNKKLEAKGKKLNALLQINSAKEDSKAGVMPEIAIETYQQIIQTCPNIKLKGVMSIGAHVEDRDIIKESFLTTKKIFDELKPLGAKYCSMGMSSDYELAIACGSNMIRVGFTLFKN; from the coding sequence ATGAACAAACAAATAGCAACACAAAATTTAGATAAATTGATTACAAAAGTTGAAGCTGCTAGACTTAGAGTTTCTGAACATCATATCGTAAAAATTATTGGTGTTAGTAAATACTCAACAAGTGAAGATGTAGCTACGCTTTATGAAGCGGGACAAAGAGCTTTTGGAGAAAATAAAGTTCAAGATTTAAAAGATAAATCAGTCGCTTTAGATGAATTGCCAATTGAATGGCATTTTATTGGAAGATTACAAAAGAATAAAATTAATAATTTAATTGATTTAAGACCTTCATTAGTTCAATCTATTGATTCACTTGAATTAGCGCAAGAATTAAACAAAAAATTAGAAGCTAAAGGGAAAAAATTAAATGCCCTACTTCAAATAAACTCTGCAAAAGAAGATTCAAAAGCAGGTGTAATGCCAGAAATTGCAATTGAAACTTATCAACAAATAATTCAAACTTGCCCAAATATCAAATTAAAAGGTGTTATGAGTATTGGTGCACATGTTGAAGATAGAGATATTATTAAAGAATCATTTTTAACAACTAAAAAAATATTTGATGAACTTAAACCTTTAGGAGCTAAATATTGTTCTATGGGAATGAGTAGTGATTATGAACTTGCAATTGCATGTGGTTCAAATATGATCAGAGTTGGCTTTACACTATTTAAAAATTAA
- a CDS encoding carbon-nitrogen hydrolase family protein, giving the protein MEEQIDKIELVYLKKEDHQDIVKLMEDEYRYLDDSVWTQEEFYSLIEKFPEGQVAIKINDNLAGFALSIIVDYNKFDDTHSYKEITGNYTFSTHDNNGNMLYGVDVFINKKFRGLRLGRRLYEFRKELCEEKNLKGIIFGGRIPNYSKYANEITPKEYIQKVKSREIYDPVLNFQLSNDFYVKRVIKNYLEGDIHSKDYACLLKWDNIYYSKPTKEPMSEKTVIRLGLIQWQVRPYKNIEEVLEQAEYFVNSVSSYRSDFALFPEFFNAPLMAKYNHLSEADAIRELAKYTPQFKDEFSKLAISYNINIITGSMPELIDGVLYNVGFLCKRDGTTERYAKIHVTPDEEKVWGLKGSNEIKTFDTDCGKIGVLICYDSEFPELSRLLAKEGMNILFVPFLTDTQNGYSRVRLCAQARAVENECYVAIAGCVGNLPKVANMDIQYAQSAVFTPCDFAFPANGIKAESTPNTEMILIADVDLSLLNELHNIGSVTNLKDRRTDIYDVVRK; this is encoded by the coding sequence ATGGAAGAACAAATTGACAAAATAGAACTTGTCTATCTAAAAAAAGAGGATCACCAAGATATTGTAAAACTTATGGAAGATGAGTATAGATATCTTGATGACTCAGTTTGGACTCAAGAAGAGTTTTACTCACTAATTGAAAAGTTTCCCGAAGGTCAAGTTGCAATAAAAATAAATGATAACTTAGCTGGTTTTGCATTAAGTATCATTGTTGATTATAATAAATTTGATGATACCCACAGTTATAAAGAAATCACTGGTAATTATACTTTCAGCACCCATGATAACAATGGGAATATGCTTTATGGAGTTGATGTATTTATTAATAAAAAGTTTAGAGGTCTTAGACTTGGTAGAAGACTTTATGAATTTAGAAAAGAGTTGTGTGAAGAGAAGAATTTAAAAGGTATTATATTTGGAGGTAGAATTCCAAATTATTCAAAATATGCCAATGAAATTACACCCAAAGAGTACATACAAAAAGTAAAATCTAGGGAAATTTATGACCCTGTTCTAAACTTTCAATTATCCAATGACTTTTATGTAAAAAGAGTCATAAAAAACTATTTAGAAGGTGATATTCACAGTAAAGATTATGCATGTCTTTTAAAATGGGATAATATCTATTATTCTAAACCTACAAAAGAACCAATGAGTGAAAAAACTGTAATTAGACTAGGACTAATACAGTGGCAAGTAAGACCTTATAAAAATATTGAAGAAGTACTAGAACAAGCTGAATATTTTGTAAACTCTGTATCTTCATATAGAAGTGACTTTGCCTTATTTCCTGAGTTTTTTAATGCACCATTAATGGCAAAATATAATCACTTAAGTGAAGCAGATGCAATTAGAGAACTTGCAAAATATACACCTCAATTTAAAGATGAATTTTCAAAACTTGCAATTTCATATAACATTAATATAATTACAGGAAGTATGCCTGAACTAATTGATGGAGTGTTGTATAATGTTGGTTTCTTATGTAAAAGAGATGGTACAACTGAAAGATATGCAAAAATACATGTAACACCTGATGAAGAGAAAGTTTGGGGATTAAAAGGTTCAAATGAGATAAAAACATTCGATACAGACTGTGGAAAAATTGGAGTATTAATCTGTTATGATTCAGAGTTCCCAGAACTTAGCAGACTTTTAGCAAAAGAAGGGATGAATATACTATTTGTACCATTTTTAACTGATACACAAAATGGTTACTCAAGAGTTAGATTATGTGCACAAGCAAGGGCAGTTGAAAATGAATGTTATGTAGCAATAGCAGGTTGTGTTGGGAACTTACCAAAAGTAGCAAATATGGATATTCAATATGCTCAATCAGCTGTATTTACACCTTGTGACTTTGCATTTCCTGCAAATGGAATAAAAGCAGAATCTACTCCTAATACAGAAATGATACTTATTGCTGATGTAGATTTATCACTATTAAATGAATTACATAATATTGGAAGTGTTACTAACTTAAAAGATAGAAGAACAGATATTTACGATGTAGTTAGAAAGTAA
- the trpC gene encoding indole-3-glycerol phosphate synthase TrpC, with translation MILDEINKRTLEDLEKRKKEIPLDLLGRTLSSNPYSPRDVKPFLTSTTEEPIRIIAEVKKASPSKGIIKEDFDPIKIAQEYSANGANAISVLTEPHYFKGDIEYLSAIRRYVPTPLLRKDFILDKYQIVEALVYGADFILLIAKSLGTKELKELYDYAIYLGLEVLVEVHDKEDLTKAIKCGATIIGINHRNLETMEMDMTLCERLIPLIPNGKIIVAESGVSNTEIIKNLSEVGADAFLIGEHFMRVPSIQEELINFKNACK, from the coding sequence GTGATTTTAGATGAAATAAATAAAAGAACATTAGAAGATTTAGAAAAAAGAAAAAAAGAAATACCATTGGATTTATTAGGAAGAACTCTTTCTTCTAATCCTTATTCACCAAGAGATGTGAAGCCTTTTTTAACTTCAACAACAGAAGAACCTATTAGAATAATTGCTGAAGTAAAAAAAGCAAGTCCAAGTAAGGGAATTATAAAAGAGGATTTTGATCCAATTAAAATAGCACAAGAGTACAGTGCAAATGGAGCAAATGCTATTTCTGTTTTAACAGAGCCTCACTATTTTAAAGGTGATATAGAATATTTAAGTGCTATTAGAAGATATGTACCAACACCACTTTTAAGAAAAGATTTTATTTTAGATAAATATCAAATTGTAGAAGCTTTAGTTTATGGAGCTGATTTTATTTTACTTATTGCCAAATCACTTGGAACAAAAGAGTTAAAAGAGTTATATGATTATGCAATTTATTTAGGATTAGAAGTTTTAGTAGAAGTACATGATAAAGAAGATTTAACAAAAGCTATTAAATGTGGCGCTACTATTATTGGTATTAATCATAGAAATTTAGAAACTATGGAAATGGATATGACTTTATGTGAAAGACTAATTCCTCTTATTCCAAATGGCAAAATAATTGTTGCAGAAAGTGGAGTTAGTAACACTGAAATCATAAAGAATTTAAGTGAAGTAGGTGCTGATGCATTTTTAATTGGTGAACACTTTATGAGAGTTCCTTCAATTCAAGAAGAATTAATAAACTTCAAAAATGCTTGTAAGTAA
- a CDS encoding tetratricopeptide repeat protein: protein MLASFTACSNDTINLETKDIKSYKSIETKEYPYEISYVMFALEYENQGRYPYAKSIYKKLFENTNNYEYLERFVSLSFHQKDYKSILEIITPNVLEQMKGIKQEETILRVYSFSLMKMDKKDESIYFAKKVLKLDPSDVNHELLGSIYLDSKNYQEAFNEFEKSFKINNSDSTLLTLTNIQYFYLKQNEKAKNTIAKYMEENGEHYALSLQLLTFYEKDKEEEKVLNLLTKLYNKYKNEKKEIAYKKVRDLLITYIAQKDIEKAIIFVKENNESDEILLDLYKSSNKANEAYILIEKMFKETNDYRYLGEMAVIEFEKAKNKQSVLNSVIVKFEKTLENISNHVYENYFAYLLIDYDIDVKKGITLVNKALKKQPDNLAYIDTLAWGEYKLNNCDIALKLMKKVVDKVGLEDSEVKLHWEKIKECSK from the coding sequence TTGTTAGCAAGCTTTACAGCTTGTAGTAACGATACAATAAATCTTGAAACTAAAGATATTAAAAGTTATAAAAGTATTGAAACAAAAGAGTATCCATATGAAATTTCATATGTAATGTTTGCTTTGGAGTACGAAAACCAAGGAAGATATCCTTATGCTAAATCAATTTATAAAAAACTATTTGAAAATACTAATAATTATGAATATTTAGAAAGATTTGTTTCATTAAGTTTTCATCAAAAAGATTATAAGTCTATACTTGAAATTATTACTCCAAATGTTTTAGAACAAATGAAAGGGATAAAACAAGAGGAAACTATATTAAGAGTTTATTCTTTTTCATTAATGAAAATGGATAAGAAAGATGAGTCAATATATTTTGCAAAAAAAGTATTAAAACTTGACCCAAGTGATGTAAATCATGAACTTCTAGGAAGTATATATCTTGACTCAAAGAATTATCAAGAAGCATTTAATGAATTTGAAAAATCATTTAAAATTAATAACTCTGATTCTACTTTATTAACATTAACAAATATTCAATATTTTTATTTAAAGCAAAATGAAAAAGCAAAGAATACAATTGCAAAGTATATGGAAGAAAATGGTGAACATTATGCTTTATCTTTACAATTATTAACTTTTTATGAAAAAGATAAAGAGGAAGAAAAAGTTTTAAATTTATTAACTAAATTATATAACAAGTATAAAAATGAGAAAAAAGAGATTGCTTATAAAAAAGTTAGAGATTTATTAATTACTTATATTGCACAAAAAGACATAGAAAAAGCAATTATTTTTGTAAAAGAAAATAACGAAAGTGATGAAATTTTATTAGATTTATATAAGAGTTCAAACAAAGCTAATGAAGCTTATATTTTAATTGAAAAAATGTTTAAAGAAACTAATGACTACAGATATTTAGGAGAAATGGCTGTTATTGAGTTTGAGAAAGCTAAAAATAAACAATCAGTTTTAAACTCTGTTATAGTAAAATTCGAAAAAACTTTAGAGAATATCTCTAATCATGTATATGAAAACTATTTTGCTTATTTACTAATTGATTATGATATTGATGTTAAAAAAGGAATTACATTAGTTAATAAAGCTTTAAAAAAACAACCTGATAACCTAGCATATATTGACACTTTAGCATGGGGTGAATACAAGCTTAATAATTGTGACATTGCTTTAAAATTAATGAAAAAAGTTGTGGATAAAGTTGGATTAGAAGATAGTGAAGTTAAATTACATTGGGAAAAAATTAAGGAGTGCAGTAAGTGA
- a CDS encoding YkgJ family cysteine cluster protein: MSELIKKSGFNFAFDPSGCNSCNGNCCIGESGYIWINPTEIEKLAIHLKISSEELKVKYLNKVSYKYSIKEIQLSKDNYACCFFDLNKKQCSIYDVRPVQCRTFPFWDYFKENIEEVVKECPAIRTL, translated from the coding sequence TTGAGTGAATTGATAAAAAAAAGCGGTTTTAATTTTGCTTTTGATCCTAGTGGATGTAACAGTTGTAACGGAAATTGTTGCATTGGGGAGAGTGGCTATATTTGGATAAATCCAACTGAAATAGAAAAGTTAGCAATACATTTAAAAATTAGTAGTGAAGAGCTAAAAGTAAAATATTTAAACAAGGTCTCATATAAATACAGTATAAAAGAGATACAATTGTCTAAAGATAATTATGCATGTTGTTTTTTTGATTTAAATAAAAAACAATGTTCTATATATGATGTTAGACCAGTTCAGTGTAGAACATTTCCTTTTTGGGACTATTTTAAAGAAAATATTGAAGAGGTAGTAAAAGAGTGTCCAGCTATAAGAACACTTTAG
- a CDS encoding tRNA1(Val) (adenine(37)-N6)-methyltransferase, translated as MVLYQPMNGYCYNSDTHFLFNFIYENLKKFKNVKGELLDIGSGSGVLGLLVKREYEKINLNQIEIQKEFQFLTSKNSQTNKLDNNLYKGSFLDFEFDKRFDICVSNPPFYHSNVIKSENKSLKIARYNDSMPLESFIKKSSEILNSSGKIFFCYDVKQINEILLYLMKYKFNLEALQFVHPKSSKDATLILVYARKDSKSLTKVLNPLVVFDEEGNFTEKVNEIYEHCGTHSIKAEFE; from the coding sequence TTGGTTTTATATCAACCTATGAACGGTTATTGTTATAATAGTGACACTCATTTTTTATTTAATTTTATTTACGAAAATTTAAAAAAATTTAAAAATGTAAAAGGTGAGTTACTGGATATTGGTAGTGGAAGTGGTGTTTTAGGTTTATTGGTTAAAAGAGAATATGAAAAAATAAATTTAAATCAAATTGAAATTCAAAAAGAGTTTCAATTTTTAACATCTAAAAATTCACAAACAAATAAACTAGATAATAATTTATATAAAGGCTCTTTTTTAGATTTCGAATTTGATAAGAGATTTGATATTTGTGTTTCAAATCCTCCTTTTTATCATTCAAATGTAATAAAAAGTGAAAATAAAAGTTTGAAAATTGCAAGATATAATGATAGTATGCCTTTAGAATCCTTTATCAAGAAAAGTTCAGAAATATTAAATAGTAGTGGTAAAATCTTCTTTTGTTACGATGTGAAACAAATTAATGAAATATTACTTTACTTGATGAAATATAAATTTAATTTAGAGGCACTACAATTTGTTCATCCTAAGAGTTCAAAAGATGCAACATTGATTCTAGTTTATGCAAGAAAAGATTCTAAATCTTTGACTAAAGTTTTAAATCCTTTGGTTGTATTTGATGAAGAGGGTAATTTTACAGAAAAAGTAAATGAAATTTATGAACATTGTGGAACACATAGTATAAAGGCTGAATTTGAGTGA
- a CDS encoding 4Fe-4S dicluster domain-containing protein encodes MSNMEAPANTPVWVNEARCKACDKCVSVCPAGVLAMRQEVTSTLGSMIKVVHPDSCIGCTDCELACPDFAIYVADRKEFKFAKLTDEAKERKERVIKNNYRILDEDEA; translated from the coding sequence ATGTCTAATATGGAAGCTCCTGCAAACACTCCTGTATGGGTAAACGAAGCTAGATGTAAAGCATGTGATAAATGTGTATCTGTTTGTCCAGCTGGTGTACTTGCAATGAGACAAGAGGTTACTTCAACTTTAGGATCTATGATTAAAGTAGTTCATCCTGATTCATGTATCGGATGTACTGACTGTGAATTAGCATGTCCAGATTTTGCAATCTATGTTGCAGATAGAAAAGAGTTTAAATTTGCTAAGTTAACTGATGAAGCAAAAGAGAGAAAAGAGAGAGTTATTAAAAATAACTACAGAATTTTAGATGAAGATGAGGCGTAA
- a CDS encoding 2-oxoglutarate synthase subunit alpha, giving the protein MARELISTGNELAAKAALDADCEFFGGYPITPSSEIMHVLSSALPARGKACIQMEDEISGICTALGAAMSGKRAMTASSGPGISLKAENLGVGYISEVPLVVVNVMRGGPSTGLPTRVAQGDLLQAKNPTHGDVKSITLCPGNLSECYTEVVRAFNLADRFMQPVFVLLDETIGHMSGRAKIPDLEEVEANKISRKRFDGDKKDYKPYEVAEDQPAVLNPMFEGYRYHFTGLHHGPTGHPTEDADVCDALMKRLFKKVDAHTDELELNEEYMLDDADIMIIAYGSVSLGVTEAINRLRAEGIKVGMFRPLTIWPSPAERIKELMGKFDKVLVTELNMGQFADEVQRVSGRSDFDTLFKVNGRPLSPLEIIEKVKGM; this is encoded by the coding sequence ATGGCAAGAGAATTAATTTCAACAGGAAATGAATTAGCAGCAAAAGCTGCATTAGACGCAGATTGTGAATTTTTTGGTGGTTATCCAATTACTCCTTCATCAGAAATAATGCACGTATTATCTTCAGCTCTTCCAGCAAGAGGTAAAGCATGTATTCAAATGGAAGATGAAATTTCTGGAATTTGTACAGCACTTGGTGCAGCAATGTCTGGGAAAAGAGCAATGACAGCATCTTCAGGACCTGGTATTTCTTTAAAAGCAGAAAACTTAGGTGTTGGATATATTTCAGAAGTTCCTTTAGTAGTAGTAAATGTAATGAGAGGTGGTCCTTCAACTGGTTTACCAACAAGGGTTGCACAAGGTGATTTATTACAAGCTAAGAACCCAACTCACGGAGATGTAAAATCAATTACATTATGTCCAGGTAATTTAAGTGAATGTTATACTGAAGTTGTAAGAGCATTTAACTTAGCAGATAGATTTATGCAACCTGTATTTGTTTTATTAGACGAAACAATTGGACACATGAGTGGTAGAGCTAAAATTCCTGATTTAGAAGAAGTTGAAGCAAACAAAATCTCTAGAAAAAGATTCGATGGAGACAAAAAAGACTATAAACCTTACGAAGTAGCTGAAGATCAGCCAGCAGTGCTAAATCCTATGTTTGAAGGATATAGATACCACTTTACTGGATTACACCATGGACCAACTGGTCACCCAACAGAAGATGCAGATGTTTGTGATGCATTAATGAAAAGATTATTTAAAAAAGTTGATGCTCATACAGATGAATTAGAATTAAATGAAGAATATATGTTAGATGATGCAGATATTATGATTATTGCTTATGGTTCTGTTTCATTAGGTGTAACTGAAGCAATTAATAGATTAAGAGCTGAAGGAATTAAAGTTGGTATGTTTAGACCACTTACAATTTGGCCAAGTCCTGCTGAAAGAATTAAAGAATTAATGGGTAAATTTGACAAAGTATTAGTTACTGAGTTAAATATGGGTCAATTTGCGGATGAAGTACAAAGAGTTTCAGGAAGAAGTGACTTTGATACATTATTTAAAGTAAACGGAAGACCATTATCTCCATTAGAGATTATTGAAAAAGTGAAAGGAATGTAA
- a CDS encoding 2-oxoglutarate ferredoxin oxidoreductase subunit beta — translation MAFNYDEYLRTEKMPTLWCWGCGDGVILKSVIRAIDKLGWNMDDVCVVSGIGCSGRFSSYINCNTVHTTHGRTLAYATGIKLANPDKKVIVVGGDGDGLAIGGNHTIHASRRNIDLNYIIINNFIYGLTNSQTSPTTPQGMWTVTMSRGNIDPTFDACKLVEAAGASFVARETMLDPKKLERTLAKAFEHKGFSFIEVFSNCHVNLGRKNKMATAMANLEWIDSISLAKAKFEKLEPEDQVGKFPTGILKHDKDAQEYCEAYEKVKEAHKNKTAVEL, via the coding sequence ATGGCATTTAATTATGACGAGTATTTAAGAACTGAAAAAATGCCAACACTATGGTGTTGGGGATGTGGTGATGGTGTTATTTTAAAATCTGTAATTAGAGCCATTGACAAATTAGGATGGAACATGGATGATGTTTGTGTTGTTTCTGGTATTGGATGTTCAGGAAGATTTTCTTCTTACATCAACTGTAATACAGTACACACAACTCACGGTAGAACATTAGCTTATGCAACTGGTATTAAATTAGCAAACCCAGATAAAAAAGTAATCGTTGTTGGTGGAGATGGTGATGGTCTTGCAATTGGTGGTAACCACACAATTCATGCGTCAAGAAGAAATATTGATTTAAATTATATCATTATTAATAACTTTATTTATGGATTAACAAATTCTCAAACTTCTCCAACTACTCCTCAAGGTATGTGGACAGTTACAATGAGTAGAGGTAACATTGACCCAACATTTGATGCTTGTAAATTAGTTGAAGCAGCAGGTGCATCTTTTGTTGCAAGAGAAACTATGTTAGATCCTAAAAAACTAGAAAGAACTTTAGCTAAAGCATTTGAGCATAAAGGTTTCTCATTTATTGAAGTATTCTCTAACTGTCATGTTAACTTAGGAAGAAAAAACAAAATGGCAACGGCTATGGCTAACTTAGAGTGGATTGACTCAATCTCATTAGCTAAAGCTAAATTTGAGAAATTAGAGCCTGAGGATCAAGTAGGTAAATTCCCAACAGGTATTTTAAAACACGACAAAGACGCTCAAGAGTACTGTGAAGCTTATGAAAAAGTTAAAGAAGCTCACAAAAATAAAACAGCAGTTGAGCTATAA
- a CDS encoding 2-oxoacid:acceptor oxidoreductase family protein, whose translation MAANRTLMRFTGVGGQGVLLAGAIFAAAKINNGGYGLKTATYTSQVRGGPTVVDITLQDEEILYPYANDGEIDFMLSVADVSYHQFKNGVKPGGTIVIEPNLVNPTDEDRKKWNIVEISIITIAKEEVGNVITQSVLALAIANYFTGDTIPAEKLRETMLSKVPEKVHDINNKAFDLGYKYAKEAQAAQAS comes from the coding sequence ATGGCAGCTAATAGAACATTAATGAGATTTACAGGTGTAGGTGGACAAGGTGTACTTCTTGCAGGTGCGATTTTCGCAGCTGCAAAAATTAACAATGGTGGATATGGTTTAAAAACTGCAACATATACATCTCAAGTTAGAGGTGGTCCAACAGTTGTTGATATTACACTACAGGATGAAGAGATTTTATATCCTTATGCAAATGATGGTGAAATTGATTTCATGTTATCAGTTGCAGACGTATCTTACCACCAATTTAAAAATGGTGTTAAACCAGGTGGAACAATCGTAATTGAGCCAAACTTAGTTAACCCAACTGATGAAGATAGAAAAAAATGGAATATCGTTGAGATTTCAATTATTACTATTGCAAAAGAAGAAGTTGGAAATGTTATTACTCAATCTGTACTAGCTTTAGCAATTGCTAACTACTTTACAGGAGATACAATTCCAGCAGAAAAACTAAGAGAAACTATGCTTTCAAAAGTACCTGAAAAAGTACATGATATAAATAACAAAGCATTTGATTTAGGTTACAAATACGCAAAAGAAGCTCAAGCAGCTCAAGCTTCATAA
- a CDS encoding 3'-5' exonuclease yields the protein MKSFKRTIVPKLNQQKLINHLLKEPILIDEFLDKLSNCTDSFFDNPELELELLVANGLPLDFHDDSVYMKTTKTNFNDQVFCVVDIETNGGSVKKGFQIIELGAVKIKNGEIIDKFESLVYAKEIPPYVQEVTNIRPKMLENAPVLDKVLREFKIFLEDDVFVAHDIKFDYTFISDSLEKYDLGKLQNRKLCTIDLAKRTIKAEKYGLSSLKEVLNINVNNHHRAYYDALTTAIVLKECFKNIDTNSISTTEELLCFSKSDNIINKKNRVKNDV from the coding sequence ATGAAATCATTTAAAAGAACAATAGTTCCTAAACTAAATCAGCAAAAACTAATAAATCATTTATTAAAAGAACCAATACTTATTGATGAATTTCTAGATAAATTATCAAACTGTACAGATAGTTTTTTTGATAATCCTGAATTAGAATTAGAGCTTTTAGTTGCAAATGGTTTACCTTTAGATTTTCATGATGATAGTGTTTATATGAAAACTACTAAAACGAATTTCAATGATCAAGTATTTTGTGTAGTTGATATTGAAACTAATGGTGGTTCTGTGAAAAAAGGTTTTCAAATTATTGAACTAGGTGCAGTTAAAATAAAAAATGGTGAGATAATAGATAAATTTGAATCCTTAGTTTATGCAAAAGAGATTCCTCCTTATGTTCAAGAGGTTACTAATATTAGACCTAAAATGTTAGAAAATGCTCCTGTTTTAGATAAAGTTTTAAGAGAATTTAAAATCTTTTTGGAAGATGATGTGTTTGTAGCACATGATATTAAGTTTGATTACACTTTTATTTCAGATTCTCTTGAAAAATATGATTTAGGCAAATTACAAAATAGAAAACTATGTACTATTGATTTAGCAAAAAGAACAATAAAAGCAGAAAAATATGGACTTAGTTCTTTAAAAGAAGTCTTAAATATAAATGTTAATAATCACCATAGAGCTTATTATGACGCATTAACAACTGCAATAGTCTTAAAAGAGTGTTTTAAAAATATTGATACTAATAGTATCTCTACAACAGAAGAATTACTGTGTTTTTCTAAAAGTGATAATATTATTAATAAAAAAAATAGAGTAAAGAATGATGTTTAG